Proteins from a genomic interval of Halomonas alkaliantarctica:
- a CDS encoding nitrilase-related carbon-nitrogen hydrolase, which produces MQKMKIGLIQMGLKTSTDLEPEAIRDAMNEAHLPMIQQAADQGVQVLCFQEVFNQPYFCPSQDGKWYAAAERVPEGPTCQMMQKLAAEHRMVIIVPVYEETETGVYYNTAAVFDADGSYLGKYHKTHIPQVAGFWEKFFFKPGKSNWPVFDTAYGKIGVYICYDRHFPEGWRALALNGAEVIFNPSATVAGLSQYLWELEQPASAAANGCFIAAINRVGTEAPWNIGDFYGSSYIVNPRGKIEAQASETEDELLVHEIDLDMVREVRNNWQFFRDRRPETYTRLTDGE; this is translated from the coding sequence ATGCAGAAGATGAAAATTGGGCTTATTCAGATGGGCCTTAAAACCAGCACCGATCTTGAACCTGAGGCTATTCGCGACGCCATGAACGAGGCGCACCTGCCGATGATTCAGCAAGCGGCTGACCAAGGTGTGCAGGTGCTCTGTTTCCAGGAAGTGTTTAATCAACCCTATTTCTGCCCCAGCCAAGACGGCAAATGGTACGCCGCCGCCGAGCGGGTGCCGGAAGGTCCTACCTGCCAGATGATGCAGAAACTGGCCGCCGAGCACCGCATGGTGATCATCGTGCCCGTGTACGAAGAGACCGAAACCGGCGTTTACTACAACACCGCTGCAGTTTTCGACGCCGACGGCAGCTACCTGGGCAAGTATCACAAAACCCATATTCCCCAAGTGGCCGGTTTTTGGGAGAAGTTCTTCTTCAAGCCGGGTAAATCCAACTGGCCGGTGTTCGATACCGCCTACGGCAAGATCGGCGTGTACATCTGCTACGACCGTCACTTCCCCGAAGGCTGGAGGGCGCTGGCACTCAATGGTGCCGAAGTGATCTTCAATCCCTCTGCCACCGTGGCCGGGCTTTCCCAGTATCTGTGGGAGCTTGAGCAGCCCGCCTCCGCCGCCGCCAACGGCTGCTTTATCGCTGCGATCAATCGTGTAGGTACTGAAGCGCCTTGGAATATCGGGGATTTCTATGGCTCCAGCTATATCGTCAATCCGCGCGGCAAGATCGAGGCCCAGGCCAGCGAAACCGAAGACGAATTGCTGGTACACGAGATCGATTTGGACATGGTGCGCGAGGTGCGCAACAACTGGCAGTTCTTCCGCGACCGCCGCCCGGAAACCTATACCCGCCTCACCGATGGTGAATGA